In a single window of the Enoplosus armatus isolate fEnoArm2 chromosome 15, fEnoArm2.hap1, whole genome shotgun sequence genome:
- the rrh gene encoding visual pigment-like receptor peropsin, whose translation MGIDSGVNISNDVAPYGGQSAFTQLEHNIVAGYLITAGVISLSSNIVVLLMFAKFKELRTATNFIIINLAFTDIGVAGIGYPMSAASDIHGSWKFGYTGCQIYAALNIFFGMASIGLLTVVAIDRYLTICRPDIGHKMTVRSYNLLILAAWLNAVFWSSMPIVGWAGYAPDPTGATCTINWRQNDASFISYTMAVIAVNFVVPLSVMFYCYYNVSVTVRRYKASNCLDSINIDWSDQMDVTKMSIVMVVMFLVAWSPYSMVCLWASFGDPKTIPAPMAIIAPLFAKSSTFYNPCIYVIANKKFRRAIIGMIRCQTRQRITINTQVPMTTSQQPLTQ comes from the exons ATGGGGATTGACTCTGGAGTCAATATTTCAAATGATGTTGCACCATATGGGGGACAAAGTGCCTTTACCCAACTGGAGCACAACATAGTGGCCGGATATCTTATTACTGCAG GTGTCATTAGTTTGTCGAGCAACATTGTGGTGCTGCTAATGTTTGCGAAGTTTAAGGAGCTCCGCACTGCCACCAACTTCATCATAATCAACCTGGCCTTTACAGACATCGGAGTGGCTGGCATCGGCTATCCCATGTCAGCCGCCTCGGACATCCACGGCAGCTGGAAATTCGGCTACACTGGTTGTCAG ATCTATGCAGCTCTCAACATCTTCTTTGGCATGGCCAGTATCGGCCTGCTGACAGTGGTGGCCATTGACCGCTACCTCACCATCTGCAGACCAGACATAG GGCATAAAATGACGGTGCGGTCGTACAACCTTCTTATTCTAGCAGCATGGCTGAATGCTGTGTTCTGGTCCTCCATGCCTATAGTGGGCTGGGCTGGTTACGCCCCTGACCCCACAGGAGCTACATGCACCATCAACTGGAGACAGAACGATGC CTCCTTCATCTCGTACACTATGGCAGTGATTGCTGTGAACTTCGTTGTGCCTCTGTCCGTCATGTTTTACTGTTACTACAACGTGTCAGTCACTGTGAGGAGATACAAAGCCAGCAACTGCCTGGACAGCATTAACATCGACTGGTCAGATCAGATGGACGTCACCAAG ATGTCCATAGTGATGGTTGTCATGTTCCTGGTGGCCTGGTCTCCGTACTCCATGGTGTGTCTCTGGGCATCGTTTGGTGACCCCAAGACTATCCCTGCCCCCATGGCTATCATCGCTCCACTCTTTGCCAAGTCCTCCACCTTTTACAACCCCTGCATTTATGTTATTGCCAACAAAAA GTTCAGAAGAGCCATCATAGGGATGATCCGGTGTCAAACCAGGCAGCGAATCACCATCAATACCCAAGTTCCCATGACAACCTCCCAACAACCTCTGACCCAGTGA
- the cox8a gene encoding cytochrome c oxidase subunit 8A, mitochondrial codes for MPGLLRVIASRAAPSLRGNIITQRANLYTGPPKEKIGALETAIGLGMFSLAILGPSGWILAHLEDYKKKD; via the exons ATGCCGGGGCTCCTGAGGGTCATCGCCAGCCGCGCTGCTCCTTCTCTGCGGGGAAACATCATCACTCAGAGGGCTAATCTCTACACTGGACCGCCCAAGGAAAAGATCGGCGCACTT GAAACTGCCATTGGACTCGGCATGTTCTCCCTGGCCATCCTGGGACCGTCAGGTTGGATCCTGGCCCATTTGGAGGACTACAAAAAGAAAGACtaa